Part of the Streptomyces sp. NBC_01353 genome, ATGGAGCGGGCGTTGGTGACCGTCGAAACGATCTCGTCGAGCTTCTTCTGCACGTCCACCGGGTGCTCGCCACTCTCTACAGCTGGATGGAGACGGACGGGACGACTTTAAGGCAGTCGCCCCCCGCCTGACACAAGATGACGGACCGTCAGCGGTGGTCGCTCGCGGTCACGTCCGGGTCACTGCCCGCCGCGCTGCTCGGCGAGCCGGTCGGTGAGCCTGCCGAGGACGGCCGGCGGCACCAGGTGGGAGACGTCGCCGCCCCAGGCGGCGACCTCCTTGACCAGGGAGGACGACAGGAAGCTGTACGTGGGGTTGGTGGGGACGAACAGGGTCTCGACGCCCGAGAGACCGTTGTTCATCTGCGCCATCTGCAGCTCGTAGTCGAAGTCGCTGACCGCGCGCAGGCCCTTCACGATGGCGGGGATGTCGCGCTGCTTGCAGAAGTCGACGAGCAGGCCGTGGAAGGCCTCCACCTCGACGTTGCCGAAGTCGGCGGTGACCTCGCGGATCAGCTCGATCCGCTCGTCGACGGTGAACAGTCCCTTCTTGGACTGGTTGATCATCACCGCGACATGTACGACGTCGTACAGCTTGGAGGCGCGGGCGATGATGTCGAGATGTCCGTTGGTGATGGGGTCGAATGACCCCGGACAGACGGCGCGGCGCAACTTGGGTCCCTCGCTCTCCGGTCCGGTCATCGTGCGTCTTCGCACGTAGAGGCGGCGCGACCGTACCAAAACGTTCCCTCGCCGTAACGACGGGCCCGCAGTGGCTCGAATCCGGCCGGCCAGCCGAATTCCCCGCCTCGGGTGCTGCGCTCCACGGTGACGAGGGCGTCCTCCGTGAGCCAGCCCCCTGAGCGGAGTGTGAGGAGGATCTCGCGAAGATCGTCGTCCGAGACGGCGTACGGCGGGTCGAGGAAGACCAGGTCGTAGGGGGCGGCGGGGGCCGGTCCCGTCACGATCTGTTCCGCTTTGCCCGTACGGAGTTCCGCGCCGGGCAGTCCGAGCGTCCGGACGTTCTCGCGGACGGTCCGGGCGGCGCGGGCATCGGCCTCGACGAGGAGGGCGTGGGAGGCGCCCCGGGAGAGCGCCTCCAGGCCGACAGCGCCCGAACCCGCGTACAGGTCGGCCACCCGGGTGCCGTCGAGGGTGCCGAGGAGCGACTCCCAGGTGGAGAAGAGGCCCTCGCGCGCCCGGTCGGAGGTGGGGCGGGTGCCGTTGCCGGGGGGCACGGCCAGTCGGCGTCCGCCGGCGGTACCGGCGATCACGCGGGTCATCTGACGTCCTTGTCCTTTTCGGGGGCGCTCCGTGGTCTGTGCCTCCACGATATGGCGGGTCGGGCGGGTGTGACGTCACCCCTTCTCCAGGTACTCCTCCCGCTCCTTGTCCAGGAGGGCGTCCAGGGCGGTGCGCAGCTCGGGATGGTCGGTGAGGTCCGGGTCGGCGAGGACGACGGCGGTCGCCTCCTCGCGGGCTGCGGCGATGACCTCCTCGTCGTCGATGACGGTGAGCATCCGCAGCGAGGAGCGGACACCGGACTGGGCCTGGCCGAGGACGTCGCCCTCGCGGCGCTGTTCGAGGTCGATACGGGAGAGTTCGAAGCCGTCGAGGGTGGAGGCGACGGCGCCGAGGCGCTGCCGGGCGGGACTGGCCTCGGGCATCTCGGTGACGAGCAGGCACAGGCCGGGGGCGGAGCCTCGGCCGACGCGGCCGCGGAGCTGGTGGAGCTGGGAGACACCGAAGCGGTCGGCGTCCATGATCACCATGGCGGTGGCGTTGGGGACGTTGACGCCGACCTCGATGACCGTCGTGGCGACCAGGACGTCGACCTCGCCGGCGGCGAAGCGGCGCATGACGTCGTCCTTGTCGTCCGGGTGCATCCGGCCGTGCAGGACCTCGATACGGAGCCCGGCGAGAGGTCCCCTGGTGAGCTGCTCGGCGATCTCGACGACGGCGAGCGGCGGGCGCTTCTCGGCCTCGTCCTCGGGCGACGGCTTCTTCTTCGCCGCCTTGCCGTTCTCGTCCTCGTCGTCGCCGATGCGGGGGCAGACCACGTACGCCTGGTGTCCGTTCTCCACCTCCTCGCGTACCCGCTCCCACGCGCGCGTGAGGAAGTGCGGCTTGTCGGCGGCCGGCACGACGTGGCTGGCGATCGGGGAGCGTCCGGCGGGCAGTTGGTCCAGGACGGAGGTCTCCAGGTCACCGAAGACGGTCATGGCGACCGTCCGCGGGATCGGGGTGGCCGTCATGACGAGCAGGTGGGGCGGCTGCTTTCCCTTCCCGCGCAGGGCGTCGCGCTGCTCGACGCCGAAGCGGTGCTGCTCGTCGACCACGACCAGGCCGAGGTCGTGGAACTGCACCTTGTCCTCGATGAGCGCGTGCGTACCGATCACGATCCCGGCCTCGCCGGTGACGAGGTCGAGCAGGGCCTGCCGGCGTGCGGCGGCGCCCATCGAGCCGGTGAGCAGGACGACCTTGGTGGCGTGCTCGGCCCCTCCGAGCATCCCTCCCTCTGCGAGCTCGCCCATCATCTCGGTGATCGAGCGGTGGTGCTGCTGGGCGAGGACCTCGGTGGGGGCGAGCATCGCGGCCTGTCCGTCGGCGTCGACGACGGCGAGCATGGCCCGCAGGGCCACCATCGTCTTACCGCTGCCCACTTCGCCCTGGAGGAGGCGGTGCATGGGGTGCTCGGTGGCGAGGTCCTCGAAGATCTCCTTGGTGACCTTCTGCTGGCCGTCGGTGAGGGTGAAGGGCAGCTTGGCGTCGAAGGCGTCGAGGAGGCCGTCGGAGGCGGGTCTGCGGGCGACGGCGGGCAGTTGGGTGTCGGCGAACCGGCGGCGGGCGAGGGCGACCTGGAGGACGAAGGCCTCGTCCCACTTCAGCCGCTGCCGGGCGTCCTCGATGTCCGCCTTGGTGCGGGGGCGGTGGACCTTCAGGAGCGCCTCGGGCAGGTCGGTGAGGCCGCGGTCCTCGCGCAGGGCGGGCGGCAGCGGGTCGGCGAGCCCGGCCCAGTCGGTGGCGACCAGGGAGTCCAGGGCGATGGAGACGGACTGCTCGATGGTCCAGGACTCCAGCTGCTTGCAGGCGGGGTAGATCGGCAGCAGCTCGTTCGCGAACGCCTTGACCGTCTCGTCGCTGCTTTCCGCGTCGAGGAGTTTGTACTCGGGGTGGGTGAGCTGGAGCTTGCGGTTGAAGAGCCCGACCTTGCCGGCGAACATCCCGCGGCGGCCCGGCAGTAGCTCCTTCTGGTGGAAGTGGACGGCGCGGCCGAAGAAGACCAGCTGCATCCGGCCGCTGCCGTCGGTGATGGTGACCTCGAGGCGCTGGCCCTTGCCCCGGCCCCCCTTGTTGAAGGTCAGCACGCGGGCGTCGGCCACCTGCGCGACCACCGTGACGTGCTCGTCCAGCGGCAGATCGGCGAGGGCGGTGAGCTCGCCGCGCTCGGCGTACCGCCGGGGGTAGTGGTGGAGGAGGTCCCCGACCGTCCGCAGGTCGAGGTGCTCGGCCATCACCTTCGCGGTGGCGGCGCCGAGGAGGTTCTTGAGGGGTTCGTCGAGCACTGGCACGGAATCTATTGGACACCACGGTTCTGACAACGCGGCCGCTCAACCCTGGAAGCCGGAGACACAGGTGTCGGCTCGCCGCTAGGTTTCGGTGTGCCGTTCGGCGTCGGGCAGGGCTTGTCCGTCATGAACCCGCGTCAGCGGGCGAGTGAGGAGCCACCGCGTTCACGCAAGGGCGGAGTCACTGCACACCACTCCACTGGACCTGGACCGGACTGTGGACCGATGAGGTGTGCCCGAAGAGCCCGGGTTTTGGGCCCGTGATCTCGCGGGCCCAAAACCCGGGCTCTCACTCGACCCCGATCAGGAGCGGCGGCGCCCCCACTCCCCCGCAATACGTCGCCGTGTCGACCGCCAGGTACGTCTCGCGGACGTGGCGTTCGAGCGCTGTCGCCAGGGAGGGCGGGGTCTCGTCGGCCACGATCAGGGTGACCAGTTCGCCGCCCGCCGAGAGCATTCGGTCCAGGACCGTGCGGGCCGTCGTCGTCAGGTCCTGCCCGATGACGGCCACGTCTCCCTCGATCAGGCCCAGGATGTCGCCGGCCTGGCAGACGCCGGCCGAGGTGAAGGACTGCCGTTCGGCGACGGCGAGTTCGGCGTACCGGGTCGCGCCAGCCGCCGCCGTCATCGCCACCACGTCCTCGTCGAAGCGCCGGTCCGGTTCGTGGACGGCGAGCGCCGCGATGCCCTGGACGGCGGCCCGGGTCGGGATCAGGGCGACCCTGATGCCCTCCGCGCGGGCCTGTTCGGCGGCGGCACCGGCCGTGTGCCGCAGGTCGGTGTCGTTGGGCAGGAGCACGACCTCGCGCGCGTGGGCCCTCCGGATGGCGTCGAGGAGTTCGTTGCCGGCAGGCGGCTCGCCCGGCCTGGCCAGCACCGTCGTCGCCCCGGCCTCCGCGCACAGGCCCGCGAGCCCTTCGCCCGGTACGACCGCCACGACCGCCCGCTGCATCCGCTCCCGTGTCTCGGTGACACCCGAGAAGTGCGTGATACGGATCCGGTACGGCCGGCCCGCCTCCACGCCGGCCTCCACGGCCGCCCCCGCGTCGTCGACATGGACGTGGACGTTCCAGAGGCCGTCGCCGCCGACCACGACCAGCGAGTCCCCCAGCGCGTCCAGCCGGGCCCTCAGCCGTTCCACGGCCGCGTCCTCCGCCTCCAGGAGGTAGATCACCTCGAAGGCGGGTCCGGCGGGTCCGGCGGGTCCGGCGGGTCCGTCCTCGGGTTCGCATGCCTCGGCGACGATCGGCCGGTGCGCCACCCCGGTCGGCCGTACCTGCGCCTCTCCCGACACGACCTCCACCAAGGCCCCGAGGACAGCCACCAGACCCCGTCCGCCCGCGTCCACGACCCCGGCACGTTCGAGGACGGCCAGTTGTCCAGGAGTGGCCTCGAGGGCGGTCCTGGCCCCCTCGTACGCCCCTCTGGCCACCATCACGAGGCTTCCGCCGCTGTCGCAGGCGTCCGCGGCCGCGGTGGCCACGCTCAGGATCGTTCCTTCGACGGGGTGCGCCACGGCCTCCCGGGCCGCGCGGGCCGCCGCCGCCAGGGACCGGGCGAGGTGATCGCCGTCACGCCCGTCGGCAAGGACGGACGCCATGCCGCGCAGCAGCTGCGAGAGAATCGTTCCGGAGTTGCCCCGGGCACCGATCAGGGCGCCGTGGGCCATGGCCCGTATGGCGTCGCCCGCGTCGGGGTCGTCACCCACGTCGGGGTCGTCCTCCGTGAAGACCGCCTCGACGGCCCGGGCGGCGGATTCCACCGTCAGATACAGATTCGTGCCGGTGTCCCCGTCGGCGATCGGATAGACGTTGATCGCGTCGATCTCCTCGCGCTCCCTGCCGAGCGCGTCCAGCGCCCGTACGCACCAGGAGCGGACCGCTGCGGCGTCGAGGGTCTGCGCGGTCTGCGGCAACGGGTGATCCTCCTGCTAGGCGGCGTCTGCGGCGGGCTCCCCGCAGGGTAGACCCGCTCGTGACCTGCACCCGGGGCGGGGGCCGCCGTCGCCATGGTAGTTTCGTTCCACGGGAGCAGCCGTTGTATGCTGCTTCGGTTGCCCGGCGAGAGTCGGGCCATTCCCCCGGCAAGCCACTTCAGAACTCCTGATTCCGGTGCGCCGGATTTCACTGTAAATCTGAAGTCTTTGGAGTGACCCGTGGCTGCCAACTGCGACGTCTGCGGCAAGGGGCCGGGCTTCGGCAACAACATTTCGCACTCGCACCGCCGTACGCCTCGTCGCTGGAACCCGAACATCCAGCGTGTGCGTGCCGTGGTCGGTCGGACGCCGAAGCGGCTCAACGTCTGCACCTCGTGCATCAAGGCCGGCAAGGTCTCGCGCTAACGCCGACGTTTCGTCGTAGCGCAGCCCCTGCGGTTGCCTTGAAAGGCCGGTTCACCTCGGTGAACCGGCCTTTTGCCATGCCCGGAAACGAAACGCCCTAGGCGCGGAATCGCCAGCCGTGGTCCACGGGCCCGATCCCGTCGCCCAGGGCGAAGCCGGCCGCGATGGCCCCCGTCACATACGTCTTCGCCTCCCGAACCGCCTCCGGCACGGTCAGCCCCTTCGCGAGGCCCGACGCCACCGCCGAGGCCAGCGTGCAGCCCGTGCCGTGCGTGTGCCGGTTGTCGTGCCGGGGAGCGCGCAGCCAGTGCTCCTCGGTCCCGTCCGTGAGCAGGTCGACGGCGTCCCCTTCGAGATGGCCGCCCTTGATGAGCGCCCAGCGGGGCCCGTACGACAGGATCGCCGCCGCGGCCTGCCGTAGATCGGCCTCCCGCTCGACGACGACTCCCGTGAGCTGCGCCACCTCGTCGAGGTTGGGCGTGGCCACCGTCGCCACCGGCAGCAGCTTCTTCCGTACGGATTCCAGCGCCGAGGCGGCGAGCAGCGGGTCTCCGTGCTTGGAGACCCCGACCGGGTCGACGACCACGGGCGCGTCCGGCGTGCCCGCGAGCAGCTCGGCCACGGTCTCCACGAGCGCGGCGGAGGACAGCATGCCGGTCTTCACGGCCTGGACGCCGATGTCGTCGACCACGGCCCGGTACTGGGCCCGTACGGCCTCCTCGGGCAGTTCCCACGCGCCCTGGACGCCCAGCGAGTTCTGGGCGGTGACGGCGGTGATCACGCTCATGCCGTGGACGCCGAGGGCGAGCATCGTCTTCAGATCGGCCTGGATGCCGGCGCCGCCGCCGGAGTCGGATCCGGCGACGGTGAGGACCAGGGGCAGGCTCACTCGGTCTCCCCGAAGTGGTCCCAGCCGCCCTTGCTGTGCCAGGGCGCCCCGTCCACCGTCACCTGCGGCAGCGCGGAGGGGTTGAGGACCTCGCCGATGACCTTCCAGCGGGCCGGCAGCTTCACGTCCGGCGGGAAGGTGGCGACGATCGCGTGGTCCTCTCCCCCGGTGAGCACCCACTGCAGCGGGTCCACGCCCACCGCCTGGCCGATGTCGTTCATCTGGGTCGGGACGTCGATGAGCCCGGAACGCAGGTCGATGCGGACCTTGCTGGCCTCGGCGATGTGGCCGAGGTCGGCGATGAGCCCGTCGCTGACGTCGCACATGGCGGTGGCGCCGAGCCCGGCGGCCGCGGGGCCCGCGTGGTACGGCGGTTCGGGCCGCCGGTGGGCCTCGACGAAGGCGCGCGGGGAGCGGAAGCCGCGGGAGAGCACCGCGTATCCGGCGGCGGACCAGCCGAGCCAGCCGGTGTACGCGACGACGTCGCCGGGCTGTGCCCCGCCGCGGGTCACCGGGTCGTGGTTGCGCAGGTCGCCGAGGGCGGTGATGGCGATGGTGATGGTGTCGCCGCGGACGACGTCGCCGCCGACGACGGCCGCGCCGGCGACCTGGCACTCGTCGCGCAGGCCGTCCATGAGCTCCACGGGCCAGGTGGCGGGAAGTTCGGCGGGGACGACGAGGCCGAGCAGCAGTGCGGTGGGAACGGCGCCCATGGCCGCGATGTCGGCGAGGTTCTGTGCGGCCGCCTTGCGGCCGACGTCGTACGCCGTCGACCAGTCGCGGCGGAAGTGACGTCCTTCGAGCAGGATGTCCGTACTGGCCACCACGCGCCGGTCGGGTGCGGAGACGACCGCGGCGTCGTCGCCGGGTCCGATCCGTACCGCCGGGGTGGAGGTGAGCCGGGAGGTGAGCTCTCTGATGAGCCCGAACTCCCCCAGCTCTCCTACTGTGCCCTTCACCGCGTATCACCTCGTGTTGTCGTGCCGGCCGTGCGCGTCGCCCGCCGCTCGCTCTGCGGGTCGCGAGCCGTCACGGCGCTGGGTACCGTCAAGTAGACCGTCAACTTCTGTCGTGCGTACGCCACACTGTGGGCGCCTCGGGGCGCGCAGGTCTCCCCGCGGCCCTCGGCGACGCGGTACCGTGGCGTCCCTTTCTCCCACAAGATCCTCGTGGTCGCCCTGGAGGTTCCGTGGTTCAGGCGTACATCCTTATTCAGACCGAGGTGGGCAAGGCGTCGACCGTCGCCGAGACCATCTCCAAGATCCCGGGGGTGATCCAGGCGGAAGACGTGACGGGCCCGTACGACGTGATCGTCCGCGCCCAGGCCGACACGGTCGATGAACTGGGCCGCATGGTGGTCGCCAAGGTCCAGCAAGTGGACGGCATCACGCGGACCCTCACCTGCCCGGTCGTGCATCTGTAGCCCCCGTCTACCCTTGGCCGGTGAAGTCTTCCCACCGGCCCTTCGGCCTGCCCACCGCCGCCGCAGCGCTCCTGCTGCTGACCGCCGCGGGCTGTTCCTCCACGGATGCGAAGGCATCGGTCCCGGTTCCCAGCCCTTCGGCGGAGGAGGCCGTCCTCTGCCAGGCGTTGGCGAAGGAGCTTCCGGACACCGTGGCGGGGCTGGGACGGACCGATCCGAAGCCCGAGTCCGAGCTGACCGCCGGGTGGGGGGATGCGGCGATCGTACTGCGCTGCGGCGTTCCCCGGCCCGAAAAGATGACCGATCCCCAGTCCCAGGGCATCTCGGTCAACGGCGTGCGCTGGATGCTGGAACGGCAGGAGGGCGGCGGACCCCGCTTCACCTCGGTGTACCGGAAGACGTACGTCGAGGTGACGCTGGACGAGCGGTACGCACACGACGCCGCACCGCTCGTGGATCTCGCCGCCCCCGTGGAGCAGACCGTTCCGTGCGCTCTGGAACCCGAATGCGACTAGGGGCCCGGCCATGATCCGCCGGAGACCCCCTAGGAGGCTCCCCTAGCGCAGGCCCGTGGAGCGGGTCAGCGCGGCCTGGATCAGCCGGTCGACCAGCTCCGGGTAGCTGACGCCGCTCTCCTGCCACATGCGCGGGTACATGGAGATCGGGGTGAAGCCCGGCATGGTGTTGATCTCGTTGATCACGAACTCGCCGTCCTCGGTGAGGAAGAAGTCCGCGCGGACCAGTCCCTCGCAGGACACGGCCTCGTACGCGGCGACCGCGAGCCGCTGGACCTCGGCGGTGGCCTCGTCGCCGATCGGCGCGGGCACGATCCCGGACGCCGAGTCGATGTACTTGGCCTCGAAGTCGTAGAAGTCGTGGTCGGTGACGGGCGGGATCTCGGCCGGCACGCTGGCGCGCGGGCCGTCCTCGAACTCCAGGACGCCGCACTCGATCTCGCGGCCGCGCAGCAGCGACTCGACGAGGATCTTGGGGTCGTGGCGCCGGGCCTCCTCGATGGCCTCGTCCAGACCGGAGAGGTCGTCGACCTTGGTGATGCCCATGGAGGAGCCGCCGCGGGCGGGCTTCACGAAGAGCGGCCAGCCGTGCTCGGCAGCGAACTCGACGATCTTCTTGCGGGCGGCGACCCCTCCATCCCCATCGGGGGTCCGCCCCCACTCGCGGGGGCGGATGACCTCGTACGGGCCGACCGGCAGCCCGAAGGAGGTGAACACCCGCTTCATGTACTCCTTGTCCTGGCCGACGGCGGAGGCAAGGACGCCCGCGCCGACGTAGGGGACGCCGGAGAGCTCCAGGAGGCCCTGGAGGGTGCCGTCCTCGCCGTACGGGCCGTGCAGCATCGGGAAGACGACGTCGACCTCGCCGAGTGCCTTCGGCACGGAGCCGGGCTCGGTGTACACGACCTCGCGGTTGGCCGGGTCGACGGAGAGGACGACGCCACCGTGCCCGGACTCGGTGAGGTCGGTGACGTTCGGCAGCGCGCGGTCGGCGATGGCCATCCGCTCCGGGGCGTCGGCGGTCAGCGCCCAGCGCCCGTCCTTCGTGATGCCGATGGGCAGCACGTCGTACTTGGTCCGGTCGATGGCGCGCAGGACGGCGCCGGCCGTGACGACGGAGATGGCGTGCTCGGAGCTGCGTCCGCCGAAGACGACGGCCACGCGCGGCTTGCGGGGGCTCTGGGTGTTCTCGCTCATAACGCGTTGAGCGTACCTTGCGTGTTCGATCCGCTTAAGAGCCCCGGCCCGCCGCGCGCGTCCGGCGTAGCGGGTGCCTCAGCGGCGCTCGGACTTGGCGCTGCGCGACATCAGTTCCTTGAGGGCGACGATCGGCGGCTTGCCCTCGTGGACGATGGAGACGACCGTCTCGGTGATCGGCATGTCGACGCCGTGGCGGCGGGCCAGATCGAGCACGGACTCGCAGGACTTGACGCCCTCGGCGGTCTGCTTGGTCGCCGCGATGGTCTCCTGGAGCGTCATGCCACGGCCCAGGTTGGTGCCGAAGGTGTGGTTCCGGGAGAGCGGCGAGGAGCAGGTGGCCACCAGGTCACCGAGGCCGGCGAGGCCGGAGAAGGTGAGCGGGTCGGCGCCCATGGCGAGGCCGAGGCGGGTGGTCTCGGCGAGGCCGCGGGTGATGAGCGTGGCCTTGGAGTTGTCGCCGAGCCCCATGCCGTCGGCGATGCCGACGGCGAGCCCGATGACGTTCTTGACCGCGCCGCCCAGTTCGCAGCCGACGACGTCGGTGTTGGTGTACGGGCGGAAGTACGGGGTCATGCAGGCGGACTGGAGCCGCTGGGCAACCGATTCGTCGGCGCAGGCGACGACCGCGGCGGCCGGCTGCCGGGCGGCGATCTCCGGAGCCAGGTTGGGGCCGGTGACGACGGCCACGCGCGCGGCGGGCACGTCGGCGACCTCGGCGATGACCTCGCTCATGCGCTTGGCGGTGCCGAGTTCGACGCCCTTCATCAGGGAGACGAGGACGGTGTCGGGGGCCAGTTTCGGCGCCCAGTCGGCGAGGTTCGCGCGCAGGGTCTGCGAGGGGACGGCGAGGACGGTGAACTCGGCGTCGCGGGCGGCCTCGGCAGGGTCGGTGGTGGCCCGGATACCCGAAGGGAGCGCGACGCCCGGGAAGTAGTCGGGGTTGATACGGGTGGTGTTGATGGCCTCGACGAGTTCGGCGCGGCGGCCCCAGAGGGTCACCTCGCAGCCCGCGTCGGCGAGCACCATCGCGAAGGCGGTGCCCCACGATCCCGTACCGAAGACGGCTACCTTGGTCACTTCGTACCTTCCCCGGCGGCCTTGCGCCGCTGTTCCAGACGGGCCTTGCGGTGGTCGTACGGCTCGGCCGGTGCCTTCTCGCCGCGTACGTCCTCCAGGATCGCGGTGATCGCGGCCATGATGACCTCGGTCGCCTCGCGCAGTACCTCGGGCGTCGGCTCCTGGCCGTAGAAGCGCGAAAGGTCGACGGGCGGGCCTGCCTGCACGATCAGCGTCTTGCGCGGGAACAGGTTGAGCTTGTTCTCCTTGGCGTACGGCGGCATCGCGAGGTTGGCGCCCCACTGGGCGACGGGGATGACCGGAGCCTTGGTGAGCAGCGCGACGCGGGCGGCGCCGGTCTTACCGGCCATGGGCCACATGTCGGGGTCGCGGGTGAGGGTGCCCTCGGGGTAGAAGGCGACGCATTCGCCGCGCTCGATGGCCTCGACGGCGGCGCGGAAGGCGTCCAGCGCGTTGGTCGTCTCGCGATAGACGGGGATCTGACCCGTGCCGCGCAGCATCGTGCCGACGAACGAGCCCTTGAACAGGCCGGCCTTGGCGAGGAAGCGCGGCACGCGTCCGGTGTTGTACTGGAAGTGCGCGTAGGACAGCGGGTCCAGATACGAGTTGTGATTGACGGCGGTGATGAATCCGCCGTCGGCCGGAATGTGTTCCGCTCCGCGCCAGTCCCGCTTGAACAGAACCACCAGCGGCGGTTTAGCGATGACCGCCGCCAGGCGGTACCAGAAGCCGATTCTGCGGCGGGACACTCGTGCACCTTCCTCTGGGACTGGCGTGCAGGGGGTCAAGTGTCGCCCCATGCTCCTGGTCTGTCGAGAACACCGTACGCCCCGGGATCACGCCGCCGCCGGGCACCGGCCCGTCCGGCCCGTCGATCACACATGGCAGGTGCCGGGACAGAATGGGCCCCGATGAACACCGATCCGGACGGCGGCTGGTCCCTGGTCGTCCCCCTGAAGCCCCTTGCGCGGGCGAAGAGCAGGCTCGCCACCGCCACCGGGGCGCTGCTGCGCCCTCGGCTCGCGCTGGCGTTCGCGCAGGACACGGTGGCCGCGGCGCTCGAATGCGGGCGGGTACGGGATGTGGCGGTCGTCACGGACGATCCGGTGGCCGCGGTGGCGCTGGCGGCGCTCGGCGCACGGATCGTGCCCGACTCCCCGGCCGCCGGACTCAACGCGGCGCTGGCGCACGGGGCGCGGACGGTACGGGAGTCCCGGCCGGACGCGGGGGTCGCGGCGCTCAACGCGGACCTGCCGGCGCTGCGCCCCGGGGAGCTGGCCCGGGTCCTGGACGCCGCCGGTGAATTCCCCCGGACATTTCTCGCGGATGCTGCCGAAATCGGTACGACATTCCTCTCGGCGGGTTCGGGAGTGGAATTGGCACCTGCATTCGGGGGCGCTTCGCGCCGGCGACATTTGTCTTCGGGGGCGGTGGAAATCCGGCTGGCCGGGGTGGATTCCGTGCGCCGGGACGTGGACACCGGCGAGGATCTGGCGGCCGCGTGGGCGCTGGGTGTCGGCCCGCGGACGGCGGCCCATCGGTTCCACCCGGCCGGATAGGCTGCGGACCATGCAGGCGACCGCGTACACGTACGACCCCGAGACCCGCAGCGGCAGTGTGCTGCTCGACGACGGCACCCCGGTGGAGTTCGGGGCCGACGCCTTCGACGCGGGCGGGTTGCTGCTGCTGCGTCCGGGGCAGCGGGTGCGGATCGAGACGGAGACGGGGTCGGCAGAGAACGCCGGACTGCGGATCACTCTGGTGACGCTGCAGACCCTCTGATCCCGACAGGCTCGACGAGCCGAACCGACCGAAGGCACCGAAGAGATCGGCCCGACTGGGCCGAAGGGGGCGTGAACGCGCCGCGGGCCGGGCTCCCCGAGGGGAGCCCGGCCCGGCGTGTGAGTGGCCAATGGCCCCTGCGCCGCTTACTCCTACTTCTTCGCGGCGGCCTTCTTGGCGGTGGTCTTGCGCGCCGTCGTCTTCTTGGCGGGCGCCTTCTTCGCCGTGGCCTTCTTCGCCGGCGCGGTCTTCTTGGCGACGGTCTTCTTGGCCGTGGCCGTCGTCTTCTTCGCCGGGGCCGCCTTCTTGGCCGCCGCCGTGGTCTTCTTGGCCGCCGCGGTGGTCTTCTTCGCGGCGGTGGTCTTCTTGACCGCGGTGGTCTTCTTCGCCACGGTCTTCTTGGCGGTGGTGGCCTTCTTGGCCGCCGCCTTCTTGGCGGTGGTGGCCCTCTTGGCCGCGGCCTTCTTCACGGTCGCGGAAGCACCGCCGGTCAGGCTGCCCTTGGGCGCCTTCTTGACGGAGACCTCGCCGCCCTTGGGAAGCTTCTTCGAGCCGCTGACCAGGTCCTTGAAGCCCTGACCCGCGCGGAAGCGCGGCACCGAGGTCTTCTTGACCCGCACGCGCTCACCCGTCTGCGGGTTGCGGGCGTACCGGGCCGGGCGGTCGACCTTCTCGAACGAGCCGAAGCCGGTGACCGAAACCCGGTCCCCGCCGACCACGGCACGCACGATCGCGTCCAGCACCGCGTCGACAGCGTCCGCGGCCTGCTGACGGCCGCCGACCTTGTCGGCAATCGCTTCTACGAGCTGCGCCTTGTTCACGTCTTCCCCTTCGGAGACATTGCCAGAACGAAAGTGTTCAAGCTTTTTCGCACGTTAGGCATGTATATACCGCAAATCAAACACGAAACGGGCTAATCACCCTAGTGCCGCAACGCAGAAGTGCCGTTGCGGAGTTCCTGGTGTCAGTCGTCTTCAGGGAATCGGCCCTCATCGAGGTCCTTCATCAACCGGTCGAGACGCGTTGCCGCGTCCGCGAGATCGTGCTTCGCCGCTGCCGTGACGACCAGCAGCTTCCGGGACAGCGCCATCCTTACGCCCTCCGGGACTTGCAGTTCACG contains:
- the coaD gene encoding pantetheine-phosphate adenylyltransferase, which produces MRRAVCPGSFDPITNGHLDIIARASKLYDVVHVAVMINQSKKGLFTVDERIELIREVTADFGNVEVEAFHGLLVDFCKQRDIPAIVKGLRAVSDFDYELQMAQMNNGLSGVETLFVPTNPTYSFLSSSLVKEVAAWGGDVSHLVPPAVLGRLTDRLAEQRGGQ
- the rsmD gene encoding 16S rRNA (guanine(966)-N(2))-methyltransferase RsmD; this translates as MTRVIAGTAGGRRLAVPPGNGTRPTSDRAREGLFSTWESLLGTLDGTRVADLYAGSGAVGLEALSRGASHALLVEADARAARTVRENVRTLGLPGAELRTGKAEQIVTGPAPAAPYDLVFLDPPYAVSDDDLREILLTLRSGGWLTEDALVTVERSTRGGEFGWPAGFEPLRARRYGEGTFWYGRAASTCEDAR
- the recG gene encoding ATP-dependent DNA helicase RecG, whose product is MPVLDEPLKNLLGAATAKVMAEHLDLRTVGDLLHHYPRRYAERGELTALADLPLDEHVTVVAQVADARVLTFNKGGRGKGQRLEVTITDGSGRMQLVFFGRAVHFHQKELLPGRRGMFAGKVGLFNRKLQLTHPEYKLLDAESSDETVKAFANELLPIYPACKQLESWTIEQSVSIALDSLVATDWAGLADPLPPALREDRGLTDLPEALLKVHRPRTKADIEDARQRLKWDEAFVLQVALARRRFADTQLPAVARRPASDGLLDAFDAKLPFTLTDGQQKVTKEIFEDLATEHPMHRLLQGEVGSGKTMVALRAMLAVVDADGQAAMLAPTEVLAQQHHRSITEMMGELAEGGMLGGAEHATKVVLLTGSMGAAARRQALLDLVTGEAGIVIGTHALIEDKVQFHDLGLVVVDEQHRFGVEQRDALRGKGKQPPHLLVMTATPIPRTVAMTVFGDLETSVLDQLPAGRSPIASHVVPAADKPHFLTRAWERVREEVENGHQAYVVCPRIGDDEDENGKAAKKKPSPEDEAEKRPPLAVVEIAEQLTRGPLAGLRIEVLHGRMHPDDKDDVMRRFAAGEVDVLVATTVIEVGVNVPNATAMVIMDADRFGVSQLHQLRGRVGRGSAPGLCLLVTEMPEASPARQRLGAVASTLDGFELSRIDLEQRREGDVLGQAQSGVRSSLRMLTVIDDEEVIAAAREEATAVVLADPDLTDHPELRTALDALLDKEREEYLEKG
- a CDS encoding DAK2 domain-containing protein, whose amino-acid sequence is MPQTAQTLDAAAVRSWCVRALDALGREREEIDAINVYPIADGDTGTNLYLTVESAARAVEAVFTEDDPDVGDDPDAGDAIRAMAHGALIGARGNSGTILSQLLRGMASVLADGRDGDHLARSLAAAARAAREAVAHPVEGTILSVATAAADACDSGGSLVMVARGAYEGARTALEATPGQLAVLERAGVVDAGGRGLVAVLGALVEVVSGEAQVRPTGVAHRPIVAEACEPEDGPAGPAGPAGPAFEVIYLLEAEDAAVERLRARLDALGDSLVVVGGDGLWNVHVHVDDAGAAVEAGVEAGRPYRIRITHFSGVTETRERMQRAVVAVVPGEGLAGLCAEAGATTVLARPGEPPAGNELLDAIRRAHAREVVLLPNDTDLRHTAGAAAEQARAEGIRVALIPTRAAVQGIAALAVHEPDRRFDEDVVAMTAAAGATRYAELAVAERQSFTSAGVCQAGDILGLIEGDVAVIGQDLTTTARTVLDRMLSAGGELVTLIVADETPPSLATALERHVRETYLAVDTATYCGGVGAPPLLIGVE
- the rpmB gene encoding 50S ribosomal protein L28, with the translated sequence MAANCDVCGKGPGFGNNISHSHRRTPRRWNPNIQRVRAVVGRTPKRLNVCTSCIKAGKVSR